A section of the Candidatus Desulfarcum epimagneticum genome encodes:
- the selD gene encoding Selenide, water dikinase, with protein sequence MIAGLGAPDDAGVYRISDDLAIIQTVDFFTPVTDDPYRFGQIAAANALSDIYAMGGEPKTAMNLVGFPSDGMHISVLRRVIEGGLDKITEAGAVLVGGHTLDDPELKYGLSVTGFVSPDRVLTKKNLRPGWRLILTKPLGTGVINTVVKGGLASKELEKRVASLMAALNRDAAAVMKGHDVSACTDITGFGLLGHLTEMVSGSGLGARIFAEKVPLIPEALEYGRMGMFPAGAFRNRDFYQSMVRVSPAVDPVLRDLLFDPQTSGGLLMCVNPDQADAVADELSQAGMTEARIIGEAIPGPDEMIEVTWE encoded by the coding sequence GTGATCGCGGGGCTTGGGGCCCCCGATGACGCCGGGGTGTATCGAATATCGGATGATCTGGCCATCATCCAGACCGTTGATTTTTTCACCCCCGTCACCGATGATCCGTATCGGTTCGGACAGATCGCGGCGGCCAACGCCCTGAGCGACATTTACGCCATGGGGGGGGAGCCGAAAACCGCCATGAACCTGGTGGGGTTTCCCTCGGACGGCATGCACATCTCTGTTTTGAGGCGGGTGATCGAGGGCGGGCTGGACAAGATCACCGAGGCCGGGGCCGTTCTGGTGGGAGGCCATACCCTGGATGACCCGGAGTTGAAATACGGGCTTTCGGTGACGGGTTTTGTGTCCCCGGACCGGGTTTTGACCAAAAAAAATCTTCGCCCGGGCTGGCGTCTGATTTTGACCAAACCCCTGGGAACCGGTGTGATCAACACGGTGGTCAAAGGGGGCCTGGCTTCAAAGGAACTGGAGAAGAGGGTCGCGTCGCTCATGGCCGCTTTGAACCGGGACGCGGCCGCGGTCATGAAAGGGCATGATGTCTCGGCCTGCACGGACATCACCGGCTTCGGCCTGCTGGGTCATCTGACTGAAATGGTGTCCGGATCGGGTTTGGGCGCGCGGATTTTCGCTGAAAAAGTCCCCCTTATTCCCGAGGCCCTGGAATACGGACGCATGGGCATGTTTCCGGCCGGGGCTTTCAGAAACCGGGATTTTTATCAATCCATGGTCCGCGTGTCCCCGGCGGTGGATCCGGTTTTGCGGGATCTTTTGTTCGACCCCCAGACCTCCGGGGGGCTTTTGATGTGTGTGAATCCCGACCAGGCCGACGCCGTGGCGGATGAGCTGAGTCAAGCCGGAATGACCGAGGCCCGGATCATCGGCGAGGCGATCCCGGGACCGGATGAGATGATTGAGGTGACGTGGGAATGA
- a CDS encoding conserved hypothetical protein (Evidence 4 : Unknown function but conserved in other organisms), with translation MPEIDWRSMDAHIDGVLKGEGGKKERGFEPVYLIHGDEYLRKEAFGKLLGAMIPDFSRSLNYERLGGGNENIPRAIEKLSTFSFMPGRKAVAICDSRVFDKTQDPADLPGKGGLRQDGEWEEDTPGMLQKAIEAGFLPDHHLILTAGAADRRTRFYKSVKKAGMAIDCSVPKGGGWAGRKALDSLCRDQVRGFLARHGKKAAPKAMETLIDMTGPSLRLLSKNAEKLIDYSGNREIIRESDVTAVLKRTRIDPVYELTNAVAERDAEKALFFLDALVPAELHPLQALMAMANQIRKLLMAKAFMESPHGRAWDGAMSYGRFKDHAMQSVAAFDAEAAKTASGWEEAFSGGEESRKKKKKKRRSPMGDLAVAGKQKSPYPVYQTLLKAGRFDKKELIGALKRVAEADSTIKSGAGNPALELEKVTLFICMGRPEL, from the coding sequence ATGCCTGAAATCGACTGGCGATCCATGGACGCCCACATAGACGGCGTTTTGAAAGGCGAAGGCGGGAAAAAGGAGAGGGGATTTGAGCCGGTTTACCTGATTCACGGGGACGAATACCTGCGCAAAGAGGCGTTTGGCAAACTTCTCGGCGCCATGATCCCGGATTTTTCCCGAAGCCTGAACTATGAGCGGCTGGGGGGGGGGAACGAAAATATTCCCCGGGCCATTGAAAAGCTTTCCACCTTTTCATTCATGCCCGGCCGGAAGGCGGTGGCCATTTGCGACTCCCGGGTGTTTGACAAAACACAGGACCCGGCGGACCTTCCCGGGAAGGGCGGCCTGAGACAGGACGGGGAATGGGAAGAGGACACGCCGGGCATGCTTCAAAAAGCCATTGAGGCGGGGTTTTTGCCGGACCACCACCTGATCCTCACCGCGGGCGCGGCGGACCGGCGGACCCGGTTTTACAAAAGCGTTAAAAAGGCGGGGATGGCCATAGACTGCTCGGTCCCCAAAGGCGGCGGATGGGCGGGCCGAAAAGCCCTGGATTCCCTGTGCCGGGACCAGGTTCGCGGGTTTTTGGCCCGGCATGGAAAGAAGGCGGCCCCGAAGGCGATGGAGACCCTCATTGACATGACCGGACCGTCTTTGAGACTTCTTTCGAAAAATGCGGAAAAACTCATCGACTATTCCGGAAACCGGGAAATCATTCGGGAAAGCGATGTGACGGCGGTTTTAAAGCGGACTCGGATTGATCCCGTGTATGAGCTGACCAACGCCGTGGCGGAGAGAGACGCCGAAAAAGCGCTTTTCTTCTTAGACGCCCTGGTTCCGGCGGAGCTGCATCCCCTTCAGGCCCTGATGGCCATGGCCAACCAGATTCGAAAACTGCTCATGGCCAAGGCCTTCATGGAAAGCCCCCATGGCCGGGCATGGGACGGAGCCATGTCGTACGGACGTTTCAAAGACCATGCCATGCAAAGCGTGGCGGCCTTTGACGCCGAGGCGGCCAAAACCGCGTCGGGTTGGGAAGAGGCGTTTTCAGGCGGGGAAGAGAGCCGGAAAAAGAAGAAAAAAAAGAGGCGCTCCCCCATGGGCGATCTGGCCGTGGCCGGAAAACAGAAAAGTCCTTACCCGGTTTACCAGACGCTTCTCAAAGCCGGGCGCTTTGACAAAAAAGAGTTGATCGGGGCGCTCAAGCGCGTCGCCGAGGCCGATTCAACGATTAAATCCGGAGCCGGAAACCCTGCGCTGGAACTGGAAAAAGTCACGCTGTTTATATGCATGGGGCGCCCGGAACTGTAA
- the lgt gene encoding Prolipoprotein diacylglyceryl transferase: protein MFPTIFTIGTVSLHSYGLFVAIGCLAGFFLARVEARRKNIDPDRISDLVFYALIAGIVGARLFYALTDPAPYIQNPLALLKIWEGGLVFYGAFILAVPTIFIYARRHGLKAAVIFDILAPGLALGHFFGRIGCFLAGCCYGKASDLPFAVVFQNPGSLAPLNLGLHPVQLYSALSNLLIFGFLWLLRKRLRIDGQLFWVYVLLYAAARFFLEFFRGDFRGDFVFGILSPAQTLGVAMAGVSMVCLALSARRASSDR from the coding sequence ATGTTTCCCACCATTTTTACAATCGGAACCGTGTCGCTGCACTCTTACGGTCTTTTCGTGGCCATTGGCTGTCTGGCGGGGTTCTTCCTGGCCAGGGTCGAGGCCCGGCGAAAGAATATAGATCCCGACCGGATATCCGATTTGGTTTTTTACGCGCTCATCGCCGGAATCGTCGGGGCCCGTTTGTTTTACGCGCTCACCGATCCGGCCCCGTATATTCAAAATCCTTTGGCGCTGCTCAAGATATGGGAGGGAGGCCTAGTGTTTTACGGCGCCTTTATCCTGGCTGTGCCCACCATTTTTATTTACGCCCGCAGGCATGGCCTGAAGGCGGCGGTGATTTTCGATATCCTGGCCCCGGGCCTTGCCCTGGGACATTTTTTTGGCAGAATCGGCTGCTTTCTGGCCGGATGCTGTTACGGAAAGGCGTCCGATCTTCCCTTTGCGGTGGTGTTTCAAAATCCCGGGAGCCTGGCGCCCTTAAACCTGGGCCTTCACCCGGTCCAGCTTTATTCGGCCCTGTCCAACCTGCTTATTTTCGGGTTTCTGTGGCTTTTGCGGAAACGGCTCAGGATAGACGGACAGCTGTTTTGGGTGTATGTTCTTTTATACGCCGCCGCCCGATTTTTTCTGGAGTTTTTCCGGGGCGATTTCCGGGGGGACTTTGTCTTTGGGATTTTGTCCCCGGCCCAGACGCTGGGAGTGGCCATGGCCGGGGTCTCCATGGTGTGTCTGGCCCTTTCGGCCCGCCGCGCCTCTTCGGATCGTTAG
- the lspA gene encoding Lipoprotein signal peptidase, protein MTPLDSKRGRLKKLLMIAGPVLIADQASKALVVRLMPLFDSIEMIPGFFSLTHIKNPGGAFGFMANSPPGVRLFVFIFVSIVALFFILHMYLKTPGRRPLFSSGLALVFGGALGNIADRVRFGEVTDFFDFYLKNAHWPAFNVADASIVVGVSIVAWHLLFKKDAF, encoded by the coding sequence ATGACGCCACTTGATTCCAAACGCGGCAGGCTCAAAAAACTTTTGATGATCGCGGGGCCGGTTCTCATCGCCGACCAGGCCTCCAAGGCCCTGGTGGTTCGGCTCATGCCGCTGTTTGACTCCATTGAGATGATTCCCGGGTTTTTCAGCCTCACCCACATCAAAAACCCGGGAGGGGCTTTTGGTTTCATGGCGAACTCGCCCCCCGGGGTCCGGCTGTTTGTTTTTATTTTTGTGTCCATTGTCGCGCTTTTTTTTATTTTGCATATGTATCTCAAAACCCCCGGGCGCCGTCCGCTTTTTTCATCAGGCCTGGCCCTGGTGTTCGGCGGGGCGCTGGGAAATATCGCGGACCGGGTCCGCTTCGGCGAGGTCACGGATTTTTTTGATTTTTATCTCAAAAACGCCCACTGGCCCGCCTTTAATGTCGCGGACGCCTCCATTGTGGTGGGCGTGTCCATCGTGGCCTGGCATCTTCTGTTTAAAAAAGACGCTTTTTGA
- a CDS encoding 4Fe-4S ferredoxin produces the protein MNCKKKKKRGPIMASKVFMIDLRATHKENFISKLGRLMKEAGMPDTFKERDLVALKLHFGEWGNTAYIRPVFVRKVADVVKESGGVPFLTDANTLYAGSRGDSPRHLETAERNGFTYSVVGAPLVIADGLRGKSDRAVEIGLKRFEKAHIGAEIHQADSLVSVAHFKGHELSGFGGAIKNIGMGCASRRGKLAQHSTLSPAVKRKKCVGCGDCAERCAADAILMVEEKAKIDVERCVGCGECILICPNSAIDIQWNQSIPVFLENMVEYAFGVLKGKEGRAFCLNFLTDISPACDCYPTNDAPIVRNIGVLASKDPVAIDQASADLVNSEPALPGCCLSENTGPGQDKFKGIYPHVDWTIQLDYAERIGLGTRSYDLVRL, from the coding sequence GTGAACTGTAAAAAAAAGAAAAAAAGGGGACCCATTATGGCCAGCAAAGTTTTTATGATTGATTTAAGGGCCACCCACAAGGAAAATTTTATTTCCAAGCTGGGGCGCCTCATGAAAGAGGCCGGCATGCCCGACACATTCAAAGAGCGGGATCTGGTGGCGCTCAAACTTCATTTCGGGGAATGGGGCAACACGGCCTATATCCGGCCGGTCTTTGTCCGAAAGGTGGCGGATGTGGTCAAGGAGTCGGGCGGCGTTCCGTTTCTCACCGACGCCAACACCCTTTACGCCGGCTCCAGGGGAGATTCCCCCCGGCATCTGGAGACCGCCGAGCGAAACGGTTTCACTTATTCCGTGGTCGGGGCGCCTCTGGTCATCGCCGACGGTCTCAGGGGCAAGAGTGACCGCGCGGTGGAGATCGGCCTGAAACGTTTCGAAAAGGCCCATATCGGCGCGGAAATCCACCAGGCCGATTCCCTGGTGTCCGTGGCCCATTTCAAGGGGCATGAGCTGTCGGGATTCGGCGGGGCCATCAAAAATATCGGCATGGGTTGCGCCTCCAGACGCGGCAAGCTGGCCCAGCACTCCACGCTGTCCCCGGCCGTGAAAAGAAAAAAATGCGTGGGCTGCGGAGACTGCGCCGAACGGTGCGCCGCCGACGCCATTTTAATGGTGGAGGAAAAGGCTAAGATAGACGTGGAAAGATGCGTGGGCTGCGGGGAATGCATATTGATATGCCCCAACTCGGCCATTGATATCCAGTGGAACCAGTCCATCCCCGTTTTTCTTGAAAATATGGTCGAATACGCCTTTGGCGTTCTGAAGGGAAAAGAGGGACGGGCGTTCTGCCTCAATTTTCTCACCGACATTTCCCCGGCCTGCGACTGCTATCCGACCAACGACGCCCCCATCGTCCGCAATATCGGGGTTCTGGCGTCAAAGGACCCGGTGGCCATCGACCAGGCGTCGGCGGATCTGGTCAACAGCGAGCCGGCCCTTCCCGGGTGCTGTCTGTCTGAGAACACGGGTCCCGGCCAGGACAAGTTCAAGGGGATCTATCCCCATGTGGACTGGACCATTCAACTGGATTACGCCGAGCGAATCGGTCTTGGAACCCGGTCTTACGACCTGGTCCGGCTGTGA
- a CDS encoding conserved hypothetical protein (Evidence 4 : Unknown function but conserved in other organisms), whose amino-acid sequence MGPLFFFFLQFTRLSAVVFLVKLIYADCMNRHQKIAALKKLYQIHDTFAAETDGACEKGCADCCTVNVTATSVEGLLVIQYLSEKKGEKIFDPGSFDFEKKRFQPKITSNQMAALCEAGREIPEEEPDPSWGKCPLLKDDLCPVYPVRPFACRNMSSTEKCRENGHAVMDPFSVTVSLVFLQCVEHLDAGGFSGNLMDILVFMEKNENRQKYDAGDARLEGAALIRNMPAKKILVPPERRERIKPLFDEITSALS is encoded by the coding sequence ATGGGTCCCCTTTTTTTCTTTTTTTTACAGTTCACCAGACTATCCGCGGTTGTGTTTTTAGTCAAGTTAATATATGCTGATTGCATGAATCGTCACCAAAAAATAGCGGCGCTGAAAAAGCTATATCAAATACATGATACATTTGCGGCCGAAACAGATGGGGCATGCGAAAAAGGATGCGCCGACTGCTGCACCGTCAATGTGACCGCCACGTCTGTGGAAGGGCTCCTGGTGATCCAATATCTATCCGAAAAAAAAGGGGAAAAAATTTTTGATCCCGGGTCCTTCGATTTTGAAAAAAAACGCTTTCAGCCCAAAATCACCTCAAACCAGATGGCGGCCCTGTGCGAAGCCGGGCGGGAGATTCCGGAAGAGGAGCCGGACCCCTCATGGGGGAAATGCCCCCTTTTAAAAGACGATCTCTGCCCCGTGTATCCCGTCCGTCCCTTCGCGTGCCGGAACATGTCCTCCACGGAAAAATGCCGGGAAAACGGCCATGCCGTGATGGATCCCTTTTCCGTGACCGTGAGCCTGGTCTTTCTGCAATGCGTCGAGCACCTGGACGCGGGCGGCTTTTCGGGAAATCTCATGGATATCCTTGTTTTTATGGAAAAAAATGAAAACAGACAAAAATACGACGCCGGGGACGCGCGCCTGGAGGGCGCCGCGCTCATCCGAAACATGCCCGCGAAAAAAATTCTCGTCCCCCCCGAGCGCCGCGAACGTATAAAGCCCCTGTTCGACGAAATCACCTCGGCTCTGTCGTGA
- a CDS encoding conserved membrane hypothetical protein (Evidence 4 : Unknown function but conserved in other organisms) — protein MRLADLKNRLSIRTLPAGLIFIAVNAVYSYMFFHVNSHKIFMALMGATILFAVFELKSLKWPPRPGRLKITAIMAAPLLATLPGYVINAGAANYNFEYELAAHLILILWAAYLFEAVREDKDASALVFFVGLVILYASVWTVLEEARQNPFAIGLFGRAMATFGNPNYFAAFLNILLPLFFVFSLPGPAGSPAEGDAAPRGVLFQIRGLPFKRSHLFFGAVFLLGAASLYLTGTRAAMAASLAGLGFSVLLFSVLSLSPGARKKILWASLAMAALTAPAFLLLWFSSADWILQTRFGALLEIEAWHTRLLPWRTAWASIQSAPLFGHGLGSSYNLFFDFLDPFARLYSYEHSYNHAHSELLEYVQEAGVAGLVVSAAFWGCLIFHLTRSLTRPLTGLEKRLAIGVAGGLLAYLIHASFSVAPRMMVVRLPLWTLFGLTFAMAGRRRESRTEKTSSPPRKWDKWAVAGISALILSAAWALYLPWILRQSDHMSFMKKTDLEMVKYLEKKTDETHKNDIYLVERLMRAQLDMGRFTEMKESLEKIQRLIPHYRETDYYRAVAALSQGNMEEALGAALEKRKRDRAHQPTLRLLFKLSAKQGDKEAFFQSLGDLAVISLFVNKLASYHDLKDIQISRAESHEPICVEAVEDGGARVRLSGAMTDFLFKTVQRHLAMPLGADEKSRLAGFLLQDFLAAPCFNIAIRPEYVSEKDALEKMARRYDPIYARGFNLSEPVIWPGSGDYYAVYIRGERPAREKAPEALRKMEKEMGILKQKTRWDAYVKQRDFLSLLIRSFNEVALWD, from the coding sequence ATGAGACTCGCCGATTTAAAAAATCGCCTTTCGATCCGAACCCTTCCGGCCGGGCTGATTTTTATCGCCGTCAACGCCGTGTATTCCTATATGTTTTTCCACGTCAACAGCCATAAAATTTTCATGGCGCTGATGGGCGCGACGATACTTTTCGCGGTCTTTGAGTTAAAGAGTCTCAAATGGCCGCCCCGGCCCGGCCGCCTGAAAATAACGGCCATCATGGCCGCGCCGCTTCTGGCCACGCTGCCCGGCTATGTCATAAACGCCGGGGCCGCCAACTACAATTTTGAATACGAACTCGCCGCCCATCTGATCCTGATTCTTTGGGCCGCGTATCTCTTTGAGGCCGTCCGGGAAGACAAGGACGCCTCGGCCCTGGTTTTCTTCGTGGGGCTTGTGATTCTCTATGCCAGCGTTTGGACTGTTTTGGAAGAAGCACGCCAAAATCCCTTTGCGATCGGACTTTTCGGAAGGGCTATGGCCACCTTCGGAAATCCCAATTATTTCGCGGCTTTTTTAAATATTCTTCTGCCCCTTTTTTTTGTGTTTTCCCTTCCCGGGCCGGCCGGTTCCCCGGCGGAAGGGGACGCGGCGCCCCGGGGGGTCCTGTTTCAAATCAGGGGCCTTCCGTTTAAAAGAAGCCACCTGTTTTTTGGGGCGGTTTTTCTGCTCGGCGCCGCGAGCCTTTATCTCACCGGAACAAGGGCCGCCATGGCCGCGTCCCTGGCGGGGCTGGGCTTTTCGGTTCTTCTTTTTTCCGTCCTTTCGCTTTCCCCAGGGGCGCGGAAAAAAATATTATGGGCGTCCCTGGCCATGGCGGCGCTGACGGCCCCGGCGTTTTTGCTACTCTGGTTTTCCAGCGCGGACTGGATCCTGCAAACCCGGTTCGGGGCGCTGCTCGAAATCGAGGCGTGGCACACACGCCTCCTGCCGTGGAGAACGGCCTGGGCCTCCATCCAGTCGGCTCCCCTGTTCGGCCACGGGCTGGGAAGCTCCTACAACCTGTTTTTCGATTTTCTGGACCCCTTTGCCCGTCTTTACAGCTATGAGCACAGCTACAACCACGCCCATTCCGAACTCCTGGAGTACGTCCAGGAGGCGGGAGTCGCGGGCCTTGTCGTGAGCGCCGCTTTCTGGGGATGCCTCATCTTCCACCTGACGCGATCATTGACCCGTCCTCTTACCGGACTCGAGAAACGCCTGGCCATAGGCGTGGCCGGGGGGCTTTTGGCCTATTTGATCCACGCCTCATTTTCCGTGGCGCCCAGGATGATGGTGGTGAGGCTTCCTTTGTGGACCCTTTTCGGGCTGACCTTCGCCATGGCGGGGCGCCGCCGGGAAAGCCGGACGGAAAAGACGTCCTCCCCCCCACGCAAATGGGACAAATGGGCCGTCGCGGGAATTTCCGCCCTGATTCTGTCAGCGGCCTGGGCCCTCTATCTGCCCTGGATCCTTCGTCAGAGCGATCATATGTCTTTTATGAAAAAAACCGACCTTGAGATGGTCAAATATCTGGAAAAAAAAACAGACGAAACCCACAAAAATGACATCTATTTGGTCGAGCGACTCATGAGAGCCCAGCTGGACATGGGCCGCTTCACCGAAATGAAAGAAAGCCTGGAAAAAATCCAGCGGCTGATTCCCCATTACCGGGAGACGGATTATTACCGGGCCGTGGCCGCCTTGTCCCAGGGGAATATGGAAGAGGCGCTGGGGGCCGCCCTGGAAAAACGAAAAAGGGACAGGGCCCACCAGCCGACGTTGAGACTTTTGTTCAAACTGTCCGCTAAACAGGGCGACAAGGAGGCTTTTTTCCAGTCCCTGGGCGATCTGGCCGTGATCTCGCTTTTTGTGAACAAGCTGGCCTCCTACCATGACCTGAAGGACATTCAAATCAGCCGGGCGGAATCCCATGAGCCCATTTGCGTGGAGGCCGTCGAAGATGGAGGTGCGCGCGTCCGGCTCAGCGGCGCCATGACGGACTTTTTGTTCAAAACAGTTCAAAGGCATCTGGCCATGCCCCTTGGCGCGGATGAAAAAAGCCGGCTCGCCGGCTTCCTCCTTCAGGATTTCCTGGCGGCCCCCTGCTTTAACATCGCCATACGGCCTGAATACGTGTCTGAAAAAGACGCCCTGGAAAAAATGGCCCGCCGGTATGACCCAATCTATGCCCGGGGCTTCAACCTTTCCGAGCCGGTCATCTGGCCGGGCTCCGGGGACTATTACGCCGTGTATATTCGCGGCGAAAGGCCGGCCCGGGAAAAAGCCCCCGAAGCTTTGAGGAAGATGGAAAAGGAAATGGGGATTCTTAAACAAAAGACCCGATGGGACGCATACGTCAAACAGCGGGATTTTCTTTCTCTTCTAATCCGGTCGTTTAATGAGGTCGCCCTGTGGGATTAA
- a CDS encoding SAM-dependent methyltransferase: MSAFTTDSFFNGQIVLRQEKNGYRFSIDSILAARHAEPRPGDVILDLGAGCGVISIITALVEPGVRRIYGVEIQRELAEIARWNVKANNMEDKIKILRRDLKDFQSRDIPERATLVVSNPPFRKNRSGRQNPNPQKAAARHEIMATLRDVTGTAGRALGHGGRLVMIYPSHRLTDLLTEMRRSDLEPKWMRVIHSSPESAAKLVIVSGTKGGRPGMETRAPFFIYKKDGDYSKETRHMFERPAPREPEG, from the coding sequence ATGAGCGCGTTCACCACGGACTCTTTTTTCAACGGCCAAATCGTCTTGCGCCAGGAAAAAAACGGATACCGTTTCTCCATTGACTCCATTCTCGCAGCCCGCCACGCCGAGCCCCGTCCCGGGGACGTGATTCTGGACCTGGGCGCGGGATGCGGCGTCATCTCCATTATCACGGCCCTCGTGGAGCCCGGGGTCAGGCGCATATACGGCGTTGAAATCCAAAGGGAGCTGGCCGAAATCGCCCGGTGGAACGTGAAGGCCAACAACATGGAGGATAAAATCAAAATCCTTCGCCGGGATTTAAAGGACTTCCAATCCCGCGACATTCCCGAACGGGCGACCCTGGTGGTGAGCAATCCGCCGTTTCGGAAAAACCGGTCTGGAAGACAAAACCCCAACCCCCAGAAAGCGGCGGCCCGGCACGAAATCATGGCCACGCTGAGGGATGTGACGGGAACGGCCGGCCGCGCGCTGGGCCATGGGGGCCGGCTGGTCATGATTTATCCGTCCCATCGTCTGACCGACCTCCTGACTGAAATGAGGCGCTCAGACCTGGAGCCGAAATGGATGAGGGTCATCCATTCATCCCCGGAATCCGCGGCAAAGCTTGTGATCGTCTCCGGGACAAAGGGGGGACGGCCGGGGATGGAGACACGCGCCCCTTTTTTCATTTACAAAAAAGACGGGGATTATTCAAAGGAAACACGACACATGTTTGAACGCCCGGCTCCCCGGGAGCCCGAAGGCTGA
- the livF gene encoding leucine/isoleucine/valine transporter subunit; ATP-binding component of ABC superfamily (Evidence 2a : Function from experimental evidences in other organisms; PubMedId : 14702302, 2195019; Product type t : transporter), whose protein sequence is MLKLSNVQTFYGNIKALKDVNIEISEGEIVTLIGANGAGKTTTLMSISGIVPPRSGEITFKGTSIHGKNPNKIVEMGISQVPEGRRIFPYLTVLENLDMGAFLRSDKSAIKRDVDYIFSLFPILAERRSQAGGTLSGGEQQMLAISRALMAKPRLLLLDEPSLGLAPIVVQRIFRIIGKINQESRTTIFLVEQNANLALKVAHKGYVMENGRIILHDTAKNLLSNDDVRKAYLGI, encoded by the coding sequence ATGCTTAAGCTTTCTAATGTGCAAACTTTCTACGGAAACATCAAGGCGCTCAAGGATGTGAATATCGAGATTTCCGAAGGCGAGATTGTCACCCTGATCGGGGCCAACGGCGCGGGAAAGACCACCACCCTGATGTCGATTTCAGGAATTGTGCCCCCCCGGTCGGGTGAGATCACATTCAAAGGGACCTCGATACATGGAAAAAATCCCAATAAAATCGTGGAGATGGGAATTTCCCAGGTTCCGGAGGGACGCAGGATTTTTCCTTACTTGACGGTGCTGGAGAACCTGGACATGGGGGCGTTTCTAAGATCGGACAAGTCGGCCATTAAAAGGGACGTGGACTATATTTTCAGTCTGTTTCCCATCCTCGCGGAAAGGAGGAGCCAGGCCGGGGGCACCCTGAGCGGTGGCGAGCAGCAGATGCTGGCCATCTCCCGGGCGCTGATGGCCAAGCCCCGTCTTCTTCTTTTGGACGAGCCCTCCCTGGGGCTGGCCCCCATTGTGGTTCAGCGGATATTCCGGATTATTGGAAAAATAAACCAGGAGAGCCGGACCACCATATTCCTGGTGGAGCAAAACGCCAACCTGGCGTTGAAAGTGGCCCACAAAGGGTATGTGATGGAAAACGGCCGGATTATTCTGCATGACACGGCGAAAAATCTTTTGTCCAATGACGATGTCCGAAAAGCGTACCTGGGCATATGA
- the livG gene encoding leucine/isoleucine/valine transporter subunit; ATP-binding component of ABC superfamily (Evidence 2a : Function from experimental evidences in other organisms; PubMedId : 14702302, 2195019; Product type t : transporter) → MCVELTNLKNKRTDHFNFMEPILEVKQLTMDFGGLRALDHIDLDIGRGEIVALIGPNGAGKTTFFNCLTGIYPPSSGEMIISPPGKSSKKINGLKPNHVTEAGLARTFQNIRLFKNMTVLENVMMGRHCRASSGIFGAIFRNPSTVREEKRIVQDSYAILEKIGLVEFVDEFAKNLPYGAQRRLEIARAMATDPFLLLLDEPAAGMNAQETRDLDDLIIKIRDEEKISILLIEHDMKLVMSLSDRIFVVDYGKKIAQGAPEEIKNNPDVIKAYLGEEIDA, encoded by the coding sequence ATGTGCGTCGAACTTACAAATTTAAAAAATAAAAGAACAGATCATTTTAATTTTATGGAACCTATACTTGAAGTCAAACAGCTGACCATGGATTTCGGAGGATTGAGAGCGCTCGACCACATTGATCTGGACATCGGGAGAGGCGAAATCGTGGCCCTGATCGGCCCCAACGGGGCCGGTAAAACCACTTTTTTTAACTGTCTCACCGGCATCTACCCCCCCTCTTCCGGAGAGATGATCATCAGCCCCCCGGGAAAATCTTCGAAAAAAATCAACGGGTTGAAACCCAATCATGTGACGGAGGCGGGCCTGGCCCGGACGTTTCAGAACATCCGTCTGTTTAAGAACATGACGGTTCTGGAAAATGTCATGATGGGGCGTCACTGCCGGGCCTCATCGGGCATCTTCGGAGCGATTTTTCGAAATCCCTCCACTGTGCGGGAGGAAAAACGGATCGTTCAAGACAGTTACGCCATACTGGAAAAGATCGGGCTGGTGGAATTTGTGGATGAATTCGCCAAAAATCTCCCCTACGGGGCCCAAAGAAGGCTTGAAATCGCCCGGGCTATGGCCACGGATCCTTTTTTGCTTCTCCTGGATGAGCCGGCCGCGGGAATGAACGCCCAGGAAACCCGGGATTTGGATGATCTCATCATCAAAATCCGGGATGAGGAAAAGATATCCATCCTGCTTATTGAGCATGACATGAAACTCGTCATGAGTCTTTCGGACCGGATATTTGTGGTGGACTACGGGAAAAAGATCGCCCAGGGCGCTCCTGAAGAGATCAAAAACAATCCCGATGTGATCAAAGCCTATCTTGGAGAGGAAATCGATGCTTAA